GGCTACAAAGGTGCTGTCTTGTACCTTCCTTAAGATCACGTTTACATAGGGTAGGGCTACGCCGTCCTTCTTTGACTTAATCGTTCCGGATATGGAAATGCTGGGCGACTGCGCATTAACCGCCTGCGATAGAATTTGCAGCAGGGCTACAAACAATAAGATGGTAGTTGTTTTCATCGTATAGTTTTACTTGTTCTGCCGCTAAGTTCAAAAGCGATTTAGGAGAGATTTAGGAAGGGATTAAGAGTTACTTAGTATTAGATGTTTTGTACGCTTTTTTGCGAAAGGCTATTGGTTTCTGATGAAGGTGGCAATATCTGTCGACAGAAAAAAACAGATTCTCCACAGAATTGAAGTAGGGTTTCTTCATAATACAGTACCAGTCTACATTTGGCGACGCCCTCCCGAAGCTGGCGAATGTTAGCTTGTCAGTCCGAGAAATTTTTGTTTATATTTTTCACCTATTGAATTTGTTGAATATCTACGCCGAAGCTGTTACAATGGTGCTACATGGAGAAACCGGCAAGGCACAGACAGTCATATTGTGACATATGCGGGAACAATGATGCAGAATTGGGATATGCTGTTTGCGGGGGTGGTTATTTTGATGGAAAATGACATGAAGAACGAAAATGTAGATGCCACCCCCAGCATTGCCGGACTTAGGGTTACGTATAACGCCACCAAATATGGCTATACAGATGAGGAATTGCTAATGATACACAACTTTCTCGAACATCTATGTATGCTCGATGTTGATATTTTTCTCAATAGTCGCGTCGCCGATAGAAATGATATCGAAAATGAGTTTAGGAAAAAGCATAAGAAGGCTGCGTGAGCTAAAAGGCGTGTCGCGGGAGTACATAGCAAGCAGGCTAGGTATGGGCGTTACCGCTTACGGCAATATTGAGCGCGATTATGTAAAAAATTTAGCTGTAAATAAACTGTCAGAAATTGCAGACATTCTGGAGATTGATATTTGTATGATTTTACGATTTGATGCTAAAACGGATCAGTTAGTTGGAGGAGGTGTTGTAAGTCAGGCGGCTCGTTCTGAACAAGAGGCAATCACGGATGCTTTTGCAGAACTGCGCGTTGTGTTGATGATTCAACGGCAGGCCAATGAAAAAATGTTAGAGGCTTTAAATCTAGTTGTTCTTTTATTAAAACAAAAAATATGAAAATACCTATGCCTATTGTAAACACCAGCGGCTCCTGCATTAAGCAGCGGGCCGCTTTTCTTTACCCCAGGGTAAGTACCGATGACCAGGCCGACGGCTACAGCCCCGCGCACCAGGAAGACGCCCTTCAGAAATATTGCTTACGTGAAAATATTCTCGTTAGGGATGTTTTTCACGAGGACTATTCCGCCAAGACGTTCGACCGACCGGAGTTTAATAACATCCTTTCTATTATTAAAAAGAACCGCGGCACCGTTGATCTGCTGCTGATTACGAAATGGGATAGGTTTTCACGAAATTTCGCGGAAGCCTACCGGATGATCGGCGTACTAAAAAAGCTGGGCGTCGAAGTTCAGGCCATAGAACAGCCATTGGACATGGAGATTCCGGAGAGCAAAATCATGCTGGCCATCTACCTCACAGCGCCTGAGGTCGAGAACGACCGGCGTGCACTGAACACACTCCACGGCATGCGCAGGGCAAAGAAGGAGGGCCGGTATCTCGGCATCGCGCCCCGTGGTTATTTTAATGGCAGGGATGCCGCTAACAAACCGCTGCTTATCCCGAATAAAGATGCCGCAACGGTTAAGTGGTGTTTTGAAGAAATGTCCAGGGAGCTTTTCGACATACAGGCGTTATGGCGCATGGCTCGCCAGCGAGGATTGAAAGTGCAAAAGAGCCAATTTTGGAGCATGTTGCGCAATCCTATTTACTGCGGAAAAGTATTCGTGGCTGCTTATAAAACCGAACCAGCACATTGCGTGAGCGGCATCCACCAACCGCTTATTACGGAACATCTTTTCAATGAGGTGCAGGATGTATTGCAGGGGAGGCGCCGCAAAATCAGGGTTGACGCAAATTACCATATTACCGAAAGCCTTCCCTTGCGTGGCTTTCTTGTTTGCAGTCAATGCGGGCAGCCGCTTACAGGCAGTGGCTCAAAAGGAAATGGAGGGATTTATTACTATTACCATTGCGCTCCCGCGCGAAAATGCAAAGAACGTTTCCGGGCAACGGACGCGAACGAGGCGTTCGTCAAATTGCTCCAAGGGATAGCCGTCAATTCGGACATACTGCGCGCGTATGCGGCTATGGTGTATAAGAACCTGGAGAAAGGACAAGTAAATGATAAAGCCGAGCTGTCCGCGATTGATGATTCCATAGTAAAAATTGGCATCCGCCTCCAAAACGCCCGTAGCATCTTATTGGATGGCGAGTTACCGATGGCGGAGTACAACCAGATCAAATCGGATTTGCTGCGAGAACAGGAGGTACTTGCGGAGCGAAAGAACGCGCTTTTACAAAAGCCGAAAATCACAGAGGAATTTTTAAGGGCAGGCGGGGACATACTTGCGAACATTGCCGTGCGCTTTAATAACGCCACTTCGGAAGAAAAAAAGAAGATCATCGGTTCTATCTTTCCGGGAAAGTTAATTTTTCAGGAAAAAAAGTTCGAACCACGGAGCCGAATGTCGGATCAAGTCAAATTCTTGGGGGCTGACAAAAAAGCTGTTTCTTTGTGATGTAGTAACGTTATAGCAGCTTGGACCAGAATTATAAACAACTCATAGAACTACTATTGCCAGCCGGGATTTTGGATTATTTTGAACTCACCAATAGTACAAAGAATGCTAAGGGTATAAGTATTTATCTTGAGGAGAAGAATATCATACCCGAGGAATACAAAGATCAGCTACTGCATTCAAAAGGGTTCTTGCCAGAAACTTCTATTGAAGATTTTCCTATCCGCGGCCACAAGGTAGCATTACGGATAAAACGCCGTCGCTGGGTGGTTCAGCCGACTGGTCAAATAGTAACCAGGAACTGGACACTGGTGATAGAAGGGACGCGAATGACAACGGAATTCGGTCTTTTTTTAAAAGGCATATTTGGATAAATACCCTATCAGTCCTTTACAATTAGGGCATTTCTTTCAGGTAGATGGAAAACAACTTCAACAACAATATAAAAATCACCTTAGCGGCTTTCATCAATGGACCCAAAAGCAGCATTGCGCTGAATGGATGTTATTTGAAGATAATATCGGCCCTTTCCTCAGTATTGACGAAACAGCTTTTTCAAGCGGAGAACTTTATACCATAG
This genomic interval from Chitinophaga horti contains the following:
- a CDS encoding ISAon1 family transposase N-terminal region protein, whose translation is MDQNYKQLIELLLPAGILDYFELTNSTKNAKGISIYLEEKNIIPEEYKDQLLHSKGFLPETSIEDFPIRGHKVALRIKRRRWVVQPTGQIVTRNWTLVIEGTRMTTEFGLFLKGIFG
- a CDS encoding helix-turn-helix domain-containing protein — encoded protein: MSLGKSIRRLRELKGVSREYIASRLGMGVTAYGNIERDYVKNLAVNKLSEIADILEIDICMILRFDAKTDQLVGGGVVSQAARSEQEAITDAFAELRVVLMIQRQANEKMLEALNLVVLLLKQKI
- a CDS encoding recombinase family protein; this translates as MKIPMPIVNTSGSCIKQRAAFLYPRVSTDDQADGYSPAHQEDALQKYCLRENILVRDVFHEDYSAKTFDRPEFNNILSIIKKNRGTVDLLLITKWDRFSRNFAEAYRMIGVLKKLGVEVQAIEQPLDMEIPESKIMLAIYLTAPEVENDRRALNTLHGMRRAKKEGRYLGIAPRGYFNGRDAANKPLLIPNKDAATVKWCFEEMSRELFDIQALWRMARQRGLKVQKSQFWSMLRNPIYCGKVFVAAYKTEPAHCVSGIHQPLITEHLFNEVQDVLQGRRRKIRVDANYHITESLPLRGFLVCSQCGQPLTGSGSKGNGGIYYYYHCAPARKCKERFRATDANEAFVKLLQGIAVNSDILRAYAAMVYKNLEKGQVNDKAELSAIDDSIVKIGIRLQNARSILLDGELPMAEYNQIKSDLLREQEVLAERKNALLQKPKITEEFLRAGGDILANIAVRFNNATSEEKKKIIGSIFPGKLIFQEKKFEPRSRMSDQVKFLGADKKAVSL